One Capsicum annuum cultivar UCD-10X-F1 chromosome 2, UCD10Xv1.1, whole genome shotgun sequence genomic window carries:
- the LOC107859364 gene encoding dof zinc finger protein DOF1.1, which translates to MEQGGRSSGESDRNQQQRRMKMPENNSSQPQPPPQKCPRCDSNNTKFCYYNNYSLTQPRYFCKTCRRYWTQGGTLRNVPVGGGCRKGKRTMKGGSVGVSCGSSSSASESSSRSYQQQSQQIPNLSAAAAAVFFSGNNNSRSQPPPLPSLSSLYTGGVGGGGGFLSTLASMQSMTQLSQGVNNDHSQLGVISASNSSQFGNFNIPSSIPPKVQINQQMESGIYQMVVNREKPMESSFYPSDQISQFQPTRPLGSWTQRFINNNNNNNIWPNASASSSSSGGANSSTTAAGASLNPNQWPDLPGFGPSP; encoded by the coding sequence ATGGAGCAAGGTGGAAGATCGTCAGGAGAGAGCGATCGAAATCAGCAGCAAAGGAGAATGAAGATGCCTGAAAACAACTCATCACAACCACAGCCGCCACCGCAGAAATGCCCTCGTTGTGATTCAAACAACACCAAGTTTTGCTACTACAATAACTACAGTTTGACTCAGCCGAGGTACTTTTGCAAGACCTGTAGGAGGTACTGGACTCAAGGTGGAACCTTGAGGAATGTCCCCGTAGGCGGTGGCTGCCGTAAAGGTAAACGCACGATGAAGGGCGGTAGCGTTGGTGTTAGTTGTGGTTCATCTTCATCAGCTAGTGAAAGTTCATCAAGATCTTATCAACAACAATCGCAACAAATACCGAATTTgtcagcagcagcagcagctgTTTTTTTCTCAGGTAACAACAATTCGAGATCTCAACCGCCGCCACTCCCATCGCTGAGTTCTTTGTATACCGGTGgcgttggtggtggtggtgggttTTTATCTACTTTAGCCTCCATGCAATCAATGACTCAATTATCACAAGGTGTCAATAATGATCACTCTCAGTTAGGGGTAATTTCAGCCAGCAATAGTAGTCAATTTGGTAATTTCAATATTCCAAGTAGTATTCCTCCTAAGGTTCAAATTAACCAACAAATGGAAAGTGGAATTTACCAAATGGTCGTCAATAGAGAAAAGCCCATGGAATCATCTTTTTACCCATCTGATCAAATTTCACAGTTTCAACCAACAAGGCCTTTGGGTTCTTGGACACAAAGgttcatcaacaacaacaataacaataatatttggCCGAACGCCTCCGCTAGCAGTAGCAGCAGCGGAGGTGCTAACAGTAGCACCACCGCTGCTGGTGCATCTCTCAACCCGAATCAATGGCCTGATCTTCCGGGGTTCGGACCATCAccatga